One Pseudomonas entomophila genomic window carries:
- a CDS encoding glucose/quinate/shikimate family membrane-bound PQQ-dependent dehydrogenase: protein MSTDGAKNGTRWLPRLMGVLLLLMGLALLAGGIKLSQLGGSLYYLIAGIAFALSGILLLAKRRIALGLYGLVLLGSTVWALWEVGLDWWQLVPRLAIWFAIGVVLLLPWARRPLQGPASKLNTALLSVAVVASGATAVASQFTHPGEIRGAFSRDDSEMGSAAPAMPDGEWQAYGRTEHGDRYSPLRQITPQNAYRLEEAWRIRTGDLPTENDPVELTNQNTPLKVNGMLYACTAHSRLLALDPDTGAEIWRYDPQVKSPTGTFKGFAHMTCRGVSYYDENNYVSRDGSPAPKVSDAGQAVAQACPRRLYLPTADARLIAINADTGKVCEGFANQGVIDLTRGIGPFTAGGYYSTSPAAITRSLVIIGGHVTDNESTNEPSGVIRAYDVHDGHLVWNWDSNNPDDTKPLADGKLYSRNSANMWSIASVDEDLGMIYLPLGNQTPDQWGADRTPGAEKYSAGIVALDLATGKARWNYQFTHHDLWDMDVGSQPTLVHLKTDDGVKPAVIVPTKQGSLYVLDRRDGTPIVPIREIPVPQGAVKGDHTAPTQARSDLNLLGPELTEQAMWGATPFDQMLCRIQFRGLRYEGQYTPPSEQGSLVYPGNVGVFNWGSVSVDPVRQLLFTSPNYMAFVSKMIPREQVAEGSKRESETSGVQPNAGAPYAVTMHPFMSPIGIPCQAPAWGYVAAIDLFTNKVVWKHKNGTTRDSTPVPIGMPVGVPSMGGSIVTAGGVGFLSGTLDQYLRAYDVKNGQELWKGRLPAGGQATPMTYTGKDGKQYVLVTAGGHGSLGTRMGDYIIAYKLAD, encoded by the coding sequence ATGAGCACTGACGGTGCCAAGAATGGAACCCGCTGGCTACCGCGCCTGATGGGCGTGCTGCTGTTGCTGATGGGCCTGGCCCTGCTGGCCGGCGGCATCAAGCTGAGCCAGCTGGGCGGTTCGCTTTACTACCTGATCGCCGGGATCGCCTTCGCCCTGTCCGGCATCCTGCTGCTGGCCAAGCGCCGCATCGCCCTGGGCCTGTATGGCCTGGTGCTGCTGGGCAGCACCGTGTGGGCGCTGTGGGAGGTTGGTCTGGACTGGTGGCAACTGGTGCCGCGCCTGGCCATCTGGTTCGCCATCGGCGTGGTCCTGCTGCTGCCGTGGGCCCGCCGCCCGCTGCAAGGCCCGGCTTCGAAGCTCAATACCGCCCTGCTCAGCGTGGCCGTGGTGGCTTCCGGCGCGACCGCGGTCGCCAGCCAGTTCACCCACCCGGGCGAAATCCGTGGCGCGTTCAGCCGCGACGACAGCGAGATGGGCAGCGCCGCGCCGGCCATGCCGGACGGTGAATGGCAGGCCTATGGCCGCACCGAGCATGGCGACCGCTACTCGCCGCTGCGCCAGATCACCCCGCAGAACGCCTACCGCCTGGAAGAAGCCTGGCGCATCCGCACCGGCGACCTGCCGACCGAAAACGACCCGGTGGAGCTGACCAACCAGAACACCCCGCTGAAGGTCAACGGCATGCTCTATGCCTGCACCGCCCACAGCCGGCTGCTGGCCCTGGACCCGGACACCGGCGCCGAGATCTGGCGCTACGACCCGCAGGTCAAGAGCCCCACCGGCACCTTCAAGGGCTTCGCCCACATGACCTGCCGCGGCGTCTCGTACTACGACGAGAACAACTACGTCAGCCGTGACGGCAGCCCGGCACCAAAGGTGTCCGACGCCGGCCAGGCCGTGGCCCAGGCCTGCCCTCGCCGCCTCTACCTGCCCACCGCCGACGCCCGCCTGATCGCCATCAACGCCGACACCGGCAAGGTCTGCGAAGGCTTCGCCAACCAGGGCGTGATCGACCTGACCCGCGGCATCGGCCCGTTCACCGCCGGCGGCTACTACTCCACCTCGCCGGCCGCGATCACCCGCAGCCTGGTGATCATCGGTGGCCACGTCACCGACAACGAGTCGACCAACGAACCGTCCGGCGTGATCCGCGCCTACGACGTGCACGACGGCCACCTGGTGTGGAACTGGGACAGCAACAACCCGGACGACACCAAGCCCCTGGCCGACGGCAAGCTGTACAGCCGCAACTCGGCCAACATGTGGTCGATCGCCAGCGTCGACGAAGACCTCGGCATGATCTACCTGCCCCTGGGCAACCAGACCCCCGACCAGTGGGGCGCCGACCGCACACCGGGCGCCGAGAAGTACAGCGCCGGCATCGTCGCCCTGGACCTGGCCACCGGCAAGGCGCGCTGGAACTACCAATTCACCCACCACGACCTGTGGGACATGGACGTCGGCAGCCAGCCGACCCTGGTCCACCTGAAGACCGATGACGGCGTCAAGCCGGCGGTGATCGTGCCGACCAAGCAAGGCAGCCTGTACGTGCTCGACCGCCGCGACGGCACCCCGATCGTGCCGATCCGCGAAATCCCGGTACCGCAAGGCGCCGTGAAGGGCGACCACACCGCGCCGACCCAAGCCCGCTCCGATCTCAACCTGCTCGGCCCGGAACTGACCGAACAGGCCATGTGGGGCGCCACGCCGTTCGACCAGATGCTCTGCCGCATCCAGTTCCGCGGCCTGCGCTACGAAGGCCAGTACACCCCGCCGTCCGAGCAGGGCAGCCTGGTCTACCCGGGCAACGTCGGCGTGTTCAACTGGGGCAGCGTGTCGGTCGACCCGGTGCGCCAACTGCTGTTCACCTCGCCGAACTACATGGCCTTCGTGTCGAAGATGATCCCCCGCGAGCAGGTGGCCGAAGGCAGCAAGCGCGAAAGCGAGACCAGCGGCGTGCAACCCAACGCTGGCGCGCCGTACGCGGTGACCATGCACCCGTTCATGTCACCGATCGGCATCCCGTGCCAGGCGCCGGCCTGGGGCTATGTGGCGGCCATCGACCTGTTCACCAACAAGGTGGTGTGGAAGCACAAGAACGGCACCACCCGTGACAGCACCCCGGTACCGATCGGCATGCCGGTGGGCGTCCCCAGCATGGGCGGTTCGATCGTCACCGCCGGTGGCGTCGGCTTCCTCAGCGGCACCCTGGACCAGTACCTGCGCGCCTATGACGTGAAGAACGGCCAGGAGCTGTGGAAAGGCCGCCTGCCGGCAGGCGGCCAGGCCACACCGATGACCTACACCGGCAAGGACGGCAAGCAGTATGTGCTGGTGACCGCTGGCGGCCACGGCTCGCTGGGCACCCGCATGGGCGACTACATCATCGCCTACAAGCTGGCTGACTAA
- a CDS encoding SpvB/TcaC N-terminal domain-containing protein: MPEQSASVPEESRASFYTPPTLPKGGGTVSVGGGMLSAGGPDGSAGWQLPLPSPAGRSLSAALTLQYSSGGGNSAFGAGWECPLPAVFVMTRFGVPKYDGNNQVVGPSGVEILKIGEPDDDELLKRAGIVGDYTGTAWRARTFNPTKNPTERLEHWVPKGTPTHPGFWLHVLPDNSLSLYGWSPSARLQETEKPGIPAPRRVAGWYIEETQSANRDDHLVYRYRKEDEEDCSPEEIQSHPRVANVYPDTVYARYFKKVPKTLLIPTDAFKEDDFLEFAQFYYGEFETGPGKPPPPARKDGQEIKWPVREDRHSFWRYGFNVRLRRRCQDVVLWRRTGILGGGSDTTPEPVDHKHLSYDSSAVTNLLSAAETIIPNSIVSGKIAKGSITNGTIIIDGQKQKTDCTIIDGQITDCMITDCTLSNGTIINGTLTDCTVIKCTIIECKVTEGEITGGKIINGTIVNNAKTNGKIKYEKYSRMPPLEFWMTRPGRKIRDRQANEVKSIDWDPLPALNGFWHDRWQVADLYGEGIPGILYLDDGAWYYRAPQRMDNTAGKDLVTWGEAKQLGFPMGAANGSLVDLNSDGQPEWLVIADALRGSFTLAPDGTWGAWVPLAGTPSEYGHPHVRMADLTGNSQDDVILLRALGPRTVRLYPANGTKGWLTSVEGDYQGSEPLPSLDDSEHELVAFADPAGSGQQHLVRITGNSVTLWPSLGHGRFDDALKIGGFEVENFSASRVFLADTDGSGTTDILYMEPDGIQVFVSQCGNQYTKGVFIPAPEGMTLDTKCRLQVADLRGQGTADLLLTQNHGGEDNEPRSWMYRFNDHRPWLLAKVSDNAGTCTQLEYRSSAQAWLDQKADVLARTGRTPVSYLPFPVHTVSRETTINEITGLSVGRERTYLGGVWDGQEREFAGFTRLIQRDTNEQAQLAAADLSPPSRTCTWFHTGIEARDLVAEGAFVDMDAHFPQGPVRFTHWTGGNEPPLEPTPSVRPWLYRAIRGQVRRIEVYGEDDSDRADKPYSVVTNRLQVRMHDTADAERPAALVTPVEVLTFACERITEDPVVTQSIVIEQDEYGNVLQSAAINYPRLLSPVELAEEDTARRIYPEALPEGLISASCDDQQYDCWINLTRATVHNLTENGNWVIGLPGSTRSDAVLIPSSEIPEGGYSIDKWPDLPSAYADKFTLTGYQKVLWRKADGSGISATPSIPALVAYTRTAMLDEASVEALQPTFDLTLQQLVTDALVTPNADLAVLTRVHKRLPTPDAEVLYAVLMNYLMQSKPLDTAACQVLRNALKQIISVEELCLLLMIADPAELPEGLQDALYKQNRVPDAELADVMLWFADLAGAGSDDMNTLYVALAKSIPEPVFWRSVLAGCQSVDQPSILPFHARTWLKQVQTLLGKRVQVESLKGMLKRGGYIAMSRPADAPELDDPQDPEGLGAPGIPFEPTIEGAYAGHHGITLYHDETHFWLPKTVQENTVTGPVQLAYTAHDIAVNKVTDAAGLSSEVKAYDWRFLTPIEMLDANDNTSKVTLDSLGRVLHTRFYGTEAGKPEHVGYDKVKLFTPPLTVEKAVALNNTKNVPVAQAFTVIADSWMPLKLLADGTNSAQRCSEREWERDAEHLQRDGIVAQPTMDGRAPPHVIQIQTDRYDSDPEQQVRVQVMLNGGGQVLQTAVRHPPGEAFVFDAETGGLKTDADGNAVTEHADVRWAVTGKTEFDNKGQPVRVWLPFYLNDWHWVSNDSARKKNNGIYADTHVYDALGREYKVVRAAGEEVGGEWANYEQHVQAYPWFTVAEDENDTWKDVIDRAKRKRER, encoded by the coding sequence ATGCCTGAACAGTCTGCTTCGGTTCCAGAGGAAAGCCGTGCGTCCTTCTATACGCCACCGACACTCCCCAAAGGTGGCGGCACGGTCTCGGTGGGCGGTGGCATGCTGTCTGCCGGTGGCCCCGACGGCAGCGCCGGCTGGCAACTGCCGCTACCGTCCCCCGCCGGGCGGAGCCTGTCGGCCGCGTTGACGCTGCAATACTCCTCCGGCGGTGGCAACAGCGCGTTCGGTGCAGGCTGGGAATGCCCGTTGCCGGCGGTGTTCGTGATGACCCGGTTTGGTGTCCCCAAGTACGACGGCAATAACCAGGTGGTAGGGCCATCGGGTGTGGAAATACTGAAGATCGGTGAACCTGACGACGATGAGCTGCTGAAGCGCGCCGGCATCGTGGGCGACTACACTGGCACCGCGTGGCGCGCGCGGACCTTCAACCCCACGAAAAACCCCACGGAGCGCCTGGAACATTGGGTGCCCAAGGGCACCCCGACTCATCCAGGCTTCTGGCTGCATGTTCTGCCGGACAACAGCCTGTCGCTCTATGGCTGGTCGCCATCGGCCCGACTGCAAGAAACCGAAAAGCCAGGTATCCCTGCACCGAGGCGCGTCGCCGGCTGGTATATCGAAGAGACCCAGTCCGCCAATCGCGACGACCATCTTGTGTACCGCTACCGCAAGGAGGATGAAGAAGACTGCAGTCCGGAAGAAATTCAGTCCCATCCGAGGGTTGCCAATGTCTATCCGGATACGGTCTACGCCAGATATTTCAAAAAAGTCCCGAAGACACTGCTGATCCCCACGGATGCCTTCAAGGAGGACGATTTCCTGGAGTTTGCCCAATTCTATTATGGTGAATTCGAAACCGGCCCGGGTAAACCGCCCCCCCCTGCTCGGAAAGACGGCCAGGAAATCAAATGGCCGGTTCGCGAGGACCGCCATTCATTCTGGCGTTATGGCTTTAACGTGCGCCTGCGCCGCCGCTGCCAGGATGTGGTGCTCTGGCGCCGCACCGGGATCTTGGGTGGCGGTAGCGACACTACACCGGAGCCCGTCGATCACAAGCACCTGAGCTACGACAGTAGCGCGGTGACCAATCTCCTGAGCGCTGCTGAAACGATCATTCCGAATTCGATTGTCAGCGGTAAGATTGCCAAGGGCTCGATCACCAATGGCACGATCATCATTGACGGCCAAAAACAAAAAACTGATTGCACGATCATTGACGGCCAAATAACTGATTGCATGATAACCGACTGCACGCTCAGCAACGGTACGATCATCAATGGGACCCTCACCGATTGCACAGTTATCAAATGTACGATTATTGAATGTAAGGTCACCGAGGGTGAGATCACCGGCGGTAAGATCATCAATGGCACGATAGTCAACAACGCGAAAACCAACGGCAAGATCAAGTACGAAAAATATTCGCGCATGCCGCCGCTGGAATTCTGGATGACCCGCCCCGGCCGAAAAATCAGGGATCGCCAGGCAAACGAAGTGAAGTCCATCGACTGGGATCCCCTGCCCGCCCTGAACGGTTTCTGGCATGACCGCTGGCAGGTGGCCGACCTCTATGGCGAAGGCATACCTGGCATCCTGTACCTCGACGACGGCGCCTGGTACTACCGCGCGCCACAACGTATGGACAACACCGCGGGTAAAGACCTTGTCACCTGGGGCGAGGCCAAGCAGCTGGGGTTTCCCATGGGCGCCGCCAACGGCTCCTTGGTCGACCTCAATAGCGATGGCCAGCCGGAATGGCTGGTCATCGCGGATGCCCTGCGAGGGAGCTTCACACTGGCACCGGACGGCACTTGGGGAGCCTGGGTACCGCTGGCAGGAACACCGTCGGAGTATGGTCATCCACATGTGCGAATGGCAGACCTCACCGGCAACAGCCAGGACGACGTCATCTTGCTGAGGGCCTTGGGCCCAAGGACAGTGCGCCTGTACCCGGCAAACGGTACGAAAGGCTGGCTGACCTCCGTGGAAGGGGATTATCAAGGCAGTGAACCGTTGCCATCGCTGGACGACTCCGAGCATGAGTTGGTTGCCTTCGCCGATCCAGCAGGCAGTGGCCAACAGCACTTGGTGAGAATCACGGGCAACAGCGTGACCCTATGGCCGTCGCTAGGTCATGGCAGATTCGACGATGCACTGAAAATCGGTGGTTTTGAAGTCGAGAATTTCAGCGCCTCGCGGGTATTCCTGGCCGACACCGACGGTTCCGGCACCACGGACATCCTCTACATGGAGCCAGACGGCATCCAGGTATTCGTCAGCCAGTGTGGCAACCAGTACACGAAAGGCGTTTTCATTCCCGCCCCCGAAGGCATGACACTGGACACGAAATGCCGGCTGCAGGTTGCCGACCTCCGTGGGCAGGGCACCGCCGACCTGTTGCTGACCCAAAACCACGGTGGCGAAGACAACGAACCGCGAAGCTGGATGTACCGTTTCAACGACCATCGCCCCTGGTTGCTGGCCAAGGTGTCAGACAATGCAGGCACCTGCACCCAGCTGGAATACCGCAGCTCGGCGCAGGCCTGGCTCGACCAGAAGGCCGACGTGCTCGCCCGCACCGGAAGAACGCCCGTGAGCTATCTGCCCTTCCCCGTGCACACAGTCAGCCGGGAGACGACGATCAACGAAATTACTGGGCTCAGCGTTGGTCGCGAGAGAACTTACCTCGGTGGCGTATGGGATGGCCAGGAGCGTGAGTTCGCCGGTTTCACCCGGCTGATCCAGCGCGACACCAACGAACAGGCACAACTGGCGGCAGCAGACCTGTCACCACCGAGCCGCACCTGTACCTGGTTCCATACCGGGATCGAGGCACGCGATCTTGTCGCGGAGGGTGCCTTTGTCGACATGGACGCACACTTCCCCCAAGGACCCGTTCGCTTCACCCACTGGACCGGTGGCAATGAGCCCCCCTTGGAGCCAACGCCTTCAGTGCGCCCTTGGTTGTACCGTGCCATACGTGGCCAGGTGCGGCGCATCGAGGTGTATGGTGAAGACGACAGCGATCGGGCCGACAAGCCCTACAGTGTTGTCACCAATCGCCTCCAAGTACGCATGCACGACACCGCCGATGCCGAGCGCCCGGCGGCCTTGGTGACACCCGTGGAGGTACTGACCTTCGCCTGCGAACGCATCACCGAGGATCCGGTGGTAACCCAATCGATCGTCATCGAGCAGGACGAATACGGGAATGTTCTGCAGAGTGCCGCCATCAACTACCCTCGGCTGCTGTCTCCTGTCGAGCTGGCGGAGGAAGATACGGCGCGGCGCATCTACCCAGAAGCACTGCCCGAGGGGCTGATCTCCGCCAGTTGCGATGACCAGCAGTACGACTGCTGGATCAACCTGACCCGTGCAACCGTGCACAACCTGACGGAAAACGGTAACTGGGTGATCGGGCTTCCCGGCTCGACCCGCTCGGATGCCGTGCTCATCCCCAGCTCCGAAATCCCGGAGGGCGGATACTCGATAGACAAATGGCCGGACTTGCCATCGGCATACGCCGACAAATTCACCCTGACCGGCTATCAGAAAGTCCTCTGGCGCAAGGCTGACGGCAGCGGCATCTCCGCCACCCCATCGATTCCGGCGCTGGTGGCCTATACCCGCACGGCGATGTTGGACGAGGCCTCGGTCGAGGCCTTGCAACCTACGTTCGACCTTACCCTGCAGCAGCTGGTTACGGACGCACTGGTTACGCCCAATGCTGACCTTGCCGTTCTGACCCGTGTGCACAAGCGCCTGCCGACACCCGATGCGGAAGTACTCTATGCGGTACTGATGAACTACCTGATGCAGAGCAAACCGTTGGACACGGCAGCCTGCCAAGTACTGCGCAATGCCTTGAAGCAAATCATCTCCGTTGAAGAGCTGTGCCTGCTGCTGATGATCGCCGACCCCGCCGAACTGCCAGAAGGCCTGCAGGACGCACTGTACAAGCAGAACCGCGTACCAGATGCGGAACTGGCGGATGTGATGCTCTGGTTTGCCGACCTGGCAGGCGCGGGTAGCGATGACATGAACACTCTCTATGTCGCGCTGGCCAAGTCGATCCCCGAACCTGTTTTCTGGCGTTCCGTCCTGGCGGGTTGCCAGTCGGTGGACCAGCCCTCTATCTTGCCGTTCCACGCTCGGACCTGGCTCAAGCAGGTCCAAACGCTGCTTGGTAAACGAGTGCAGGTGGAGTCACTGAAAGGCATGTTGAAGCGTGGGGGCTACATTGCAATGAGCCGTCCAGCAGATGCACCAGAGCTGGATGACCCTCAGGACCCAGAAGGCCTGGGCGCACCTGGCATCCCGTTCGAGCCCACGATTGAAGGGGCCTATGCCGGACACCACGGCATCACCCTCTATCACGACGAAACGCATTTCTGGTTACCCAAAACCGTTCAGGAAAACACCGTCACCGGCCCTGTTCAGCTGGCGTACACCGCGCATGACATTGCCGTGAACAAGGTGACCGATGCGGCTGGCTTGAGCAGCGAAGTGAAAGCCTATGACTGGCGATTCCTGACCCCCATCGAAATGCTCGATGCCAATGACAACACCAGCAAGGTGACATTGGATTCGTTGGGGCGGGTCCTGCATACGCGCTTCTATGGTACGGAGGCTGGTAAACCGGAGCATGTCGGCTACGACAAGGTCAAGTTATTCACTCCGCCGCTCACCGTCGAAAAGGCCGTGGCGTTGAACAACACCAAGAACGTACCCGTGGCACAGGCGTTTACGGTTATCGCCGACAGTTGGATGCCCCTGAAGCTGCTAGCCGACGGCACCAACTCCGCTCAACGCTGCAGCGAACGGGAATGGGAGCGTGACGCCGAACACCTGCAACGCGATGGCATTGTGGCGCAGCCAACGATGGATGGCCGTGCGCCCCCCCACGTCATTCAGATCCAGACCGACCGCTATGACAGCGATCCGGAGCAACAAGTACGCGTACAGGTGATGTTGAACGGCGGCGGACAAGTGCTGCAGACCGCCGTCCGCCATCCGCCAGGAGAAGCCTTTGTCTTCGATGCCGAAACGGGTGGGCTCAAGACGGATGCCGATGGCAACGCAGTGACCGAGCACGCGGATGTCCGCTGGGCAGTCACCGGCAAGACGGAATTCGACAACAAGGGTCAACCCGTACGGGTCTGGCTGCCCTTCTATCTCAACGACTGGCACTGGGTGAGCAATGACAGCGCCCGCAAGAAGAACAACGGCATCTATGCCGATACCCACGTCTACGATGCATTGGGCCGGGAATACAAGGTCGTGCGAGCGGCAGGTGAAGAGGTCGGCGGTGAATGGGCGAATTACGAGCAACACGTGCAGGCCTACCCCTGGTTCACGGTCGCGGAGGATGAGAACGACACCTGGAAGGATGTGATCGACCGGGCGAAGCGCAAACGCGAACGCTGA
- a CDS encoding carbohydrate porin, which yields MFQLPKTRYSSLALATLLGGLSPTTGANEMFAKDSPWMLGDWGGTRSELLEKGYDFTLGYTGEMGSNLHGGYSHDRAARYSDQFTFGVNMDLQKILGWQDTEFQLTVTERHGDNISNDRINDPRVGGFTSAQEVWGRGETWRLTQMWIKQKYFDGALDVKFGRFGEGEDFNSFPCDFQNLAFCGSQVGNWVGGIWYNWPVSQWALRVRYNLSDELYAQVGVYEQNPSNLESNNGFKLSGSGTQGAVMPVELVWSPRVNGLKGEYRAGYYYSNAKAQDVLKDSQGTPAAISGAAYRSSSSKHGLWLGAQQQVTSQASDQSRGLSLFANATVHDKKTNAIDNYVQAGVVYKGPFDARAKDDIGFALARVHVNPGYRKNARLINQANGLDDYDNPGFLPVQDTEYSAELYYGIHLADWLTVRPNLQYIRHPGGVSHVDDALIGGLKIQSTF from the coding sequence ATGTTCCAACTGCCCAAGACCCGTTATTCCAGCCTCGCCCTGGCCACCCTGCTCGGCGGCCTCTCCCCCACCACCGGCGCCAACGAGATGTTCGCCAAGGATTCCCCCTGGATGCTTGGTGACTGGGGCGGCACCCGCAGCGAGCTGCTGGAGAAAGGCTACGACTTCACCCTCGGCTACACCGGCGAGATGGGCAGCAACCTGCACGGCGGCTACAGCCATGACCGCGCCGCGCGCTACAGCGACCAGTTCACCTTCGGCGTCAACATGGACCTGCAGAAGATCCTCGGCTGGCAGGACACCGAGTTCCAGCTGACCGTCACCGAGCGCCATGGCGACAACATCAGCAACGACCGCATCAACGACCCGCGCGTCGGCGGCTTCACCTCGGCCCAGGAAGTCTGGGGCCGTGGCGAGACCTGGCGACTGACCCAGATGTGGATCAAGCAGAAATACTTCGACGGCGCGCTGGACGTGAAATTCGGCCGTTTCGGTGAGGGCGAGGACTTCAACAGCTTCCCCTGCGACTTCCAGAACCTGGCGTTCTGCGGCTCGCAGGTGGGTAACTGGGTCGGTGGCATCTGGTACAACTGGCCGGTCAGCCAGTGGGCCCTGCGCGTGCGCTACAACCTGAGCGACGAGCTCTACGCCCAGGTCGGCGTGTACGAGCAGAACCCCTCCAACCTCGAGAGCAACAACGGCTTCAAGCTCAGTGGCAGCGGCACCCAAGGCGCGGTGATGCCGGTCGAGCTGGTCTGGAGCCCGCGGGTCAATGGCCTGAAAGGGGAATATCGCGCCGGCTACTACTACAGTAATGCCAAGGCACAGGATGTACTCAAGGACAGCCAAGGCACGCCGGCCGCCATCAGCGGTGCCGCCTACCGCAGCAGCTCGAGCAAGCACGGCCTGTGGTTGGGCGCCCAGCAGCAGGTGACCTCGCAGGCCTCCGACCAGTCCCGCGGCCTGAGCCTGTTCGCCAACGCCACGGTGCACGACAAGAAGACCAATGCCATCGACAACTATGTTCAGGCAGGTGTGGTTTACAAAGGGCCCTTCGATGCCCGCGCCAAGGACGACATCGGTTTCGCCCTGGCCCGCGTGCACGTCAACCCCGGCTACCGCAAGAACGCCCGCCTCATCAACCAGGCCAACGGCCTGGACGACTACGACAACCCCGGCTTCCTGCCCGTGCAGGACACCGAGTACAGCGCCGAACTCTACTACGGCATCCACCTGGCCGACTGGCTCACGGTGCGCCCGAACCTGCAGTACATCCGCCACCCGGGCGGCGTGTCGCATGTCGACGACGCGCTGATCGGTGGCCTGAAGATCCAGAGCACTTTCTAA